One window of the Lepeophtheirus salmonis chromosome 7, UVic_Lsal_1.4, whole genome shotgun sequence genome contains the following:
- the Art7 gene encoding protein arginine N-methyltransferase 7, which translates to MSTAKIGSTFIQTFNAMKGKLDWQIKPKDYDYCREVARSAYADMLHDYERNRLYYVGLRAAIKQKREEGEEVHVLDIGTGTGLLSMMAAEIGADSITAVEEFNPIANVAQDVIASNGFSDKIKLIRKRSTDVEVGSGKDMERRANILVTEVFDTELIGEGAIGVFNHAHKELLTDDCLVVPCECTMYAQVVESNLASKWNNLHPIITKHGNIEPPQEKESGTSSALALHDVQLTQVKSEWFKPITNPVPIFKFDFETPNKPIPLNNQVNLTSKVIHSGSCNAIFVWWDAFMDPAKKVLLSCAPIWAHPDKNITKENIPWRNHWMQAIYYPTKNLDVKVNEDLTIIGNHNEYSLMFDVSTKKPQEITPIESVVPFGGIHLAGISRTRLGQMNNEKRNASFIRALELFQSKMKEPFNILSLSDLTLLPLIAAATTSASKIYISKQNKYMETLLHDYIKSNKTLTNSKMVFLDQSNEDLQLENIPDKIDLIIGEPYFTSCYLPWYNLFYWYKVHELIKNAPQSVHVMPQKMEIWAIPVEYQDLWKIRSPLVEVEGFNVKHFDDIIMKSCDIGDADVEPQPLWEYPCIAKSEKPVKLISFHLIESIENKTSMVSIPARGKINGMALWANWFLTEEVIDSCGPVQSSIIKHGEFIDWDVHSKQGVYLFKNTSTEDSNSINIECTTSFDASEGDVNFSFSLNVML; encoded by the exons ATGAGTACCGCTAAGATTGGATCCACATTTATTCAAACATTTAATGCCATGAAGGGTAAACTGGATTGGCAAATTAAACCCAAGGACTATGATTATTGTAGAGAAGTGGCTCGAAGTGCTTATGCGGATATGTTGCACGATTATGAAAGG AATCGACTTTACTATGTAGGACTCAGGGCTGCGATTAAACAAAAACGAGAAGAAGGTGAGGAAGTTCATGTATTAGACATCGGGACAGGAACAGGATTACTGTCAATGATGGCTGCTGAGATTGGAGCAGATTCTATTACTGCAGTTGAAGAATTTAATCCGATTGCGAATGTCGCTCAGGACGTCATAGCCTCAAATGGATTTTcagacaaaattaaattgattcgAAAGCGTTCTACGGATGTTGAAGTTGGAAGTGGAAAGGATATGGAGCGAAGAGCTAATATTCTTGTAACGGAAGTATTTGACACAGAGTTGATCGGGGAGGGTGCGATCGGAGTTTTTAATCATGCGCATAAAGAACTTTTAACT GATGACTGTTTGGTTGTTCCTTGTGAATGTACCATGTATGCTCAGGTTGTTGAGTCTAATCTCGCATCAAAATGGAATAATCTTCATCCTATTATAACCAAGCACGGCAATATTGAGCCACCCCAGGAGAAGGAATCAGGGACTTCGAGTGCCCTTGCTCTTCATGACGTACAATTGACTCAAGTAAAAAGTGAATGGTTTAAACCTATTACAAATCCTGTTCCAATTTTCAA GTTCGATTTTGAAACGCCGAATAAGCCAATTCCCTTGAATAATCAAGTTAATTTAACTTCGAAAGTAATCCATTCTGGTTCTTGCAATGCAATATTTGTTTGGTGGGATGCTTTCATGGATCctgcaaaaaaagttttactgtCATGTGCTCCTATCTGGGCTCATCCTGACAAGAATATTACGAAGGAGAACATACCATGGAGAAATCATTGGATGCAAGCAATTTATTACCCTACTAAAAATTTAGACGTCAAAGTTAATGAAGACCTTACTATTATTGGGAATCATAATGAATATTCTCTTATGTTTGATGTATCCACAAAAAAACCTCA agaaaTAACTCCAATTGAAAGTGTCGTTCCTTTTGGAGGAATTCACTTGGCTGGTATTTCTAGAACAAGACTTGGACAAATGAATAATGAGAAGCGAAATGCTAGTTTTATCCGTGCCCTCGAATTATTCCAATCAAAGATGAAAGaaccatttaatattttatcgcTATCAGATCTCACTTTGCTTCCTCTTATAGCTGCTGCAACTACTAGTGcctctaaaatttatatttctaaacaaaataagtatatgGAGACCTTACTTCACG attatattaaGAGTAATAAAACTCTTACAAATAGTAAAATGGTTTTCTTGGACCAAAGTAATGAAGATTTACAGCTGGAGAATATTCCGGATAag ATTGATTTAATTATCGGAGAACCCTACTTTACTTCTTGCTACTTACCTTggtataatcttttttattggtACAAAGTGCACGAGCTGATAAAAAATGCACCCCAATCGGTACACGTAATGCcccaaaaaatggaaatttgggCAATACCTGTTGAATACCAGGATTTATGGAAGATAAGATCGCCTTTGGTTGAGGTTGAAGGATTCAACGTGAAGCATTTCGACGACATAATAAtg AAATCATGTGATATTGGCGATGCAGATGTTGAGCCTCAACCTCTTTGGGAGTACCCTTGTATTGCTAAATCGGAAAAACCTGTGAAACTCATTTCTTTTCATCTTATAGAGTcgattgaaaataaaacttcaatgGTTTCTATTCCCGCAAGGGGTAAAATTAATG GGATGGCATTATGGGCTAATTGGTTCCTTACAGAGGAAGTCATTGATTCTTGTGGCCCCGTTCAATCCTCAATAATTAAACACGGAGAATTTATTGACTGGGATGTTCATAGTAAACAAGgcgtatatttatttaagaacacCTCGACCGAAGATTCCAACTCCATTAATATTGAATGTACTACCTCTTTTGATGCCTCCGAAGGAGATGTTAATTTTTCGTTTAGTCTTAATGTGATGTTATAA